AGGTTCATCATGGCATCTCCGCACCAATCCTCCGTTATAACTAACACTTTACTATAATTTAATGACTTAATTTTTGTCAGCCTATCATCTTCTTGTGGAAGTGAAAAAGAGTTATAGATTGTAATTAAATCTTCTTTATTTTCACTCATTTGCTCAATATACTCATTGAGTGGCTGACTATCATTAAAATAAGTCTTTAAGCTTGTCATTATGTAACCCCCTTTAGATATTGATGTTATTATAGCAAATTAATATATTATGGGAAATTATTTTACCTAAAAAATTAATGATTTAAACTAACTTGTTGAGCTAAGGGATGCAACAATAAAAGGGCTATGCTATATTTGAAACATAAGGTCGGAGTGTGAAATATTGATGAATAAGAATTTGTACATGAAAATAACGATATCTTTAATTTTTCTTATTTTAAGTATTGTAGGATTAGTGATTGGGGTACATATAAAAAATGAAAAATCGACCGATTTATCTTCGTTTACAATAGATGATATTGCAGTCGGAGACAAATTTAAACACTTAGGATATGAGAAAAATAATAAAATAAAACTTGATAGATATTCTTTTTATAATAAAATAAATCATCCTAATTTAGTGATTAAAGTCGCTAAGAAATCTAAGATTGTTATGGGTATTACGCTCACAGGAGATAAAGATATCAAAACAATTGATAATGTACATATTAATGATTCTTTTGAGGATTTAAAGCGTAAATTAGGCTGTAATTATACAGAACGTAAATTGGGTAAAGGGTACAAACTTATCCAATATATAGATAAAATGCATCGTATTAAGTTATCTGCGGTTATTAAGCATGAGGAAATTAAAAAGTTTGAGTTTTACAAACAATAAGTAATTTACATAGTAACTTTGAAGTTAACTTTTATTCTTAATCAGATATAACTATATAAATATAATCTAAATTTAAATGGCGGTTGGTATTGTGGATAAAATTACCTTTTTGAATGAACTTGAACAAGAACTCAATCATTTACCGAGAAAAGCTAGAGACAATAAAATGTATGAGTATGAAGAATACTTTTTTGAGGAGGAACAAAGGGGGAAAAATGAGTACCAAATTGTGGGTGAACTAGAATCTCCTAGAACATTAGGGAAAGAAATAATGGCGCAAAACGCTATTAGTTATGCCGAATATAGAACAAATGCTCAGACGATTTTCAAAGCGATTATGGCATCATTAGGTATGGGTATTGTATCGCTACTCATTATTTTAATACCAATGATTTTTGTAGCTTTTTTTATGTTTATATTATTATTAATTGCACTGTTATTCTTTATTTCACCAATTTTACTCATCGTGCATGGTTTGATAAATGGAAATGTGAGTTTGGCTTTAAGTAATTATTTATTTGCTTTTTCGTATACAGGGTTAGGCATCGTCTTATTTGTGTTAATTTTAAAACTAGCTGAATTAGTTTACCGTATCATTTTGAGTTATTTACGTTGGAATATAAAAAATATTAAGGGAAGTGCGGCTAAATGAGGAAGTTATTCATTAGTGGACTAGTTTTATTTGTCATCTGTTTTTCATTTGCCTGTATTTCATGGTTTACATTTGAACAACAAGATAATAAAACCAATAAAGCACATAAGAATCTTGACGGTAATGATATTAATAATTTAAACGTAAATACAAAATTGGCTAAAGTAAATGTAATACACGGTAAAAAATTGGCTATTAATTATAAAGGAACAAAAGATGTTGAAATTGATAAGCATGATGGTAAATTATTTGTTAAAGAAAAAAATAACAACGAAGATCATTATGGTCTAAACTTTAACCCGTTCAAAAGCATGGAAAGTGAATTAACTATTACAGTACCTAAAAATCAGGAGAATCGCTTAAATATGTATTTAAATTCTGAAACGATCAACATGAATGGCTTGAAATTAGGTAAAGTTAACATCAAAACTACTTACAATGGTGGCGATGGTTTGAACATAAAAAATACGCAGTTTGAAAATTTAAAATATCGTTCTAAATCTGCGCCAGTGTATTTGCGGAACACTATTATTAAAAATGGTGATATTAAAACAACTAGAGAAATTGATGTAAATAACTCATTGATGAAAAATTCTGTGCTACTATCTCGAAACAAGAGTATTAACTTAAAAGAAATGAAAAGTACATCTGACATCAAAGCATCGACGACTAAAGGGAATATTCATATGTCATATGCTACGAAACCTAAAGACACATTGCTGAAATTGAATCCTGACAATGGTAAAGCACATGTTGATAATAAATACTTTAAAAATAGTAAGGTAGGTAATAGCCATAATGTTCTAGAATTTTATACAGACTATGGCAATATCTTTATTAAATAAATGAAATATAAAACTGCTCTTTTCTAAGGAAACACGACTAAGTGTAATTTGAAAAGAGCAGTTTTATTGAAAAGTGAATAGTAGATTAAATATAATGTTTTAATTAATATGTTGCAAAAGTTAGATTAGTATCTATTTGGCCTTCAAAGCTATGCTGATCTAGTGGCTGTCCTTCTAGCCATTGTTGAAAATTAAATTGTGTGGGCGCTTTATTTTCACCTAATGTAATCCAAGCTGACAGGGATTGTGGCTCATACATACTCGTATGAATTGTTCCAGACCAGCTATTAAATAGTTTACTGTATATTTCATTTGAAGGATTATTAAAAAGTTTAAAGGCTTCGTGCTTAGAAATTTGTTCTGGAGCTTGTGCAATTAATCTGTCTAAACGCTCAATTGATTCTTTCGTATAATTTCTATTTTCATGTGTCAATAGCTTAAAATGATTAGTGCAAGTCTTATCATATCTCACATCGATAGTTCTTGGTGTTACTTCAATAATAGCGTGATTTAAATTTTTATCCATTACAATATAGCTAAAAGAACTTCTATGTGGTAATGACTTTAATAATTGAATTGCTTCTGGAACATCCTTGCAATATTCTAATACTAAGCGTCCTATCATATAGCATACGAAACCATCACCAGGGTGTTTACGATGCATAAAATTATATGCCATAACTAATCCTGACTCGTTCATGCCATCCATGCGACCGGTTACGCGTGAAGTAGGCCCTAATTGTGCTAGCCCTCCATCATTCGGTTTAAATAATAGATAGCGCGCATCATACGTTGCTGGATGGTAATCGTAATTGCGAACCATGTAATCATTACCTAAAAAGACGGTACAGCCACTGTTTTTTAATGGCGTAAAACGGTAATGTGCAAAGTTTAATATCATTTGGTTCGTTGGCAAATTTAATACTTCTTGCATTCCAATAATTTCTTCCCAAATATGAGGGGCATAATGTTGAAAAATCTCGTATGTTTCTTTTATATGGATATCAAACCGAGGCATACGTTTACGCCATTCCTTTTCTCTGTTCTTCAAAAGAGGGGTTTGTTGCATCCATTGTGCAGTTTTGACGCCTAAGTCAAAATGAGAACCCCTGTGGGTCATTATATCTGATTTTACATTTTGCATAATTGATAACGCTCCTAATGTCACTTTATATAACAATATTGTAACTTTAATGTAATTTTATATTAATTGCTATTATTAATAGTTGTGTATATGATGATTATAACATCGATGATAAATTAATTATTAACTCTATGAGGTGATATTATGAGTAATTATTATGAACAATTTAAATCAGCAGTCGCAGCATGGTGGAACAACTAAAACTTACTAATATTAAACGGCTACTAGTATAGTAGTCGTTTTTATTGTTCTTCAAATCTTTAATAATATCACTCACATTTAAATTATGATATTATATAAATGTTAAATAAAGTATTCAATCTTATATCTTTAACAGAAGTATATTATTAATAGTGTAAGCATATCATATAATATTATGTTTTTTATTAGAATATATTTCCCAATAATAGGTATACTTTTATTGATGCTTTTAAGTATGCTATCATTAAAGATAGTGATGTTAATAAATTATTGAGGTGAATCAGAATGTTGAATTTTATTAAAGGTTTAATTAAATTTGTACTTGGTACAATCTTAACTGTATCACTTTTAGCTGGTGTTGGTGCAGTGGTATTTGCTTATATTTTCAAAAAAGACTTTGAAGACATCGAAAGCAAAACAAAAGAAATCGTATCAGATATTGAAGCTAATAATTAATTATAAAAATAGAACACGTTACGTGTTCTATTTTTTTGTATAAGTCTTCGATAATCTTAATGTCTATCATTATAATCATTAAGGCAATTGCGTATACACTAAGCCAATTCTCTACTCTATTCCTCCTACATGGCTATTTAAAATCATATGAGTTTGATTAAGTTTAATATTGATTAATATTTATAATTGTTGAATTTTTGTAATGTCTAATAAAGAAATTTTAATGTTTTCACCGTCATCATGTTTTATCCCAGTAAGATACATATTTATCATATCGATATGATTCACCGTTAACGATAATGATTTAAGCCATCCTTCTTGATAATATTCAAGCTGAACAGGTCGATCGTTATGCAAAGACTGATTCAAATGTATATTTAACTCATTTAATTGATCGTCCGATAGAATGGGACGGTCTATTTTATTTTGATCAATTATATAGTTTTGAATCGTTTCAAATTGTTCTGGCAATGTGGCAAAGGGTGCCCATTTAACCATTCCTCTGCCCATAGGGATATCTTTAGACAGATATTCTCTTGGGATTTTTCTATAATCGCTTTCTAGTTTATATTGATCTGGAATCATCGAAATCACCTCAACACAATAATAGAACATATGTTCTGTTAAATGCAAGTGATTTTTTACATGAATATAAAAAAGAAATACATATTTCTATATAATCAGTCATTGCCAAAAACAGACCAAAACATCTTGATATGTCTTGGTCTGTGTGTAGTCTGTTCGAAAAGCATGAATGTAAAGTATCGGCTTAATAAAGTGATAAATAATATTAGTAGCGTAATTACAATAACTGTTTTAAAGTAAGACAACTGTGATATTTTAATGAATTTTTAGTTAGTACATGTCAACCACAGTAAATAGCTAATGAGCCGATAGGTGTTATTTTAGGACTTAAATATGAACCAATTACACTATTATAAATCATGCCTTATTTGAGTATTTTCAGAAACGTCGGTTTGATTAATTGTTAGCGAATCGATTAATACAGTGTGTAAGTTATTTATCACTGATGATAAAAACGCTAGACATGAAACTAGTACCGATAACGTGTACAAGTAAATTATGGCTAGCAGCAAATGTAAGTATATTACCCAGTAGGTGATTAATACCTAAAATTTCTAAATTAAAGAAGAAAAGGCATACTTCAATGGAAAAAAATACGGTACTTCTTTTAGTACTTTTTAGTATGTACTAGGCGGTGTTTAGCGCGCTAACAATACGAATACAATTGCTATAAATATTGCAATAAAGTCACTAGCAATGATAAATAGGTAATATTACTTTTTTATTTAAGTCCAAAGTATGTGCGATAGCTAAAACAATTGGCGTCAAAATAAGTGCATCATCAGCATTAACAAAATTGAACTTACACAGCTTAACATCGGATATTTACTATAAACAGATAAAACATAGTGTTGCATCATAAATGATAGACGATAAACATAAAATTTAATTAATTGTTATTCTCAGCTAACTTTAATAAAATGAAGTTATATCAATATTGGAGGGGTTTTCATGACAACAATAGGTTATATTGGTTCATATACTAAAAAAGAAGGGAAAGGCATTTATCGTTTTGAGCTAGATGAAGCAAAAGGTCAAATTACCACAGCAGAAACTGGCTATGAAATTGAAGCATCTACATACTTAGTACAATATAACTCATATTTATATGCCATTACACGTGAAGGAGACGATTGTGGTGTAGCAAGCTTTGAAATAGGCGATAAAGGTAAATTAACTTTGATTAATAAATGTCTTGAATCTACTGCTGGTACAGGCTGTTATGTGTCAGTTTCTCCAGATGGGCAATTTTTATTTGAATCTGTTTACGGTGCAGGATTAGCTCGAATATATGAATTAGATACAACTTCAGGAAAAGTAGTCAAATTGATTCAAGAATTACAGCATACTTATCCTGTAGGTCCTAATGAAAGACAAGAGCATCCTCATATACACTTATTAGACACAACACCTGATAATTATGTAGTTGCTATGGACTTAGGATCTGATAGAGTAGTTACTTATCAATATGGACAACAAGGATTAACTGAATATGCAGTGACTCAGTTTGAACCTGGTGACGGACCGCGTCATATTACATTTAATGGTAATAATAAATACGCTTATATCGTTCATGAATTATCCAATATCGTAAGTGTCGTAAGTTATCATGATGGAAAATTTAAAGAAGTAGAAAGACACAGCACTATACCAGACGACTTTACAGGAGATACTAAATTAGCTGGAGTTAGACTTTCTCAAGATCAACAGTTTTTATATATAAGTAATAGGGGTCACGACAGTATAGCAATTTTTAAAGTAGCTAATGATGGTTCGTCTCTAGAATTAATTAACATTACGCATAGTGGTGGGGAATTCCCACGTGACTTTAATATATCTAACTCAGATGATTATTTAGTTTGTGCACATCAAGAAGGTGACTATGCATTAACATTATTCACTAGAGATAAAAATACAGGCGAATTAACTCAAATTGATAATCATGCAGAAGCAGCAGAAGGGGTATGTGTTAAATTTTTACAATAAAGTTAGTAAAATGAATAATTTCAAGAAGGAAATAGGTCATCCTTGAAACATAAAAATAGCAGCTCTACATGAGCTGCTATTTTTATGTTTTGTTTCAATGTTATTTATTAAAGAATGTTTTAATATATTTAAATTTACCTTTGTAAGGTGGGAAGATAATGCTAGATTCTAAACGCGTTGTTTTGAAAATATAAGATTTTGCATGACTAAAAGTATCAAAACTATATTTACCATGATAATGGCCGATACCTGAGTTTCCCACGCCTCCAAACGGTAAGTTGGGATTTGCAATGTGCATTAATGTGTCATTTATTGCACCGCCACCAAATGATAATTCATTTAATACGCGTTCAGTTGAATTTTCATCTTCGCTAAATAAATATAAGCTCAGAGGTTTTGGTTTAGATTGAATGAGTTCCAATGCCGCGTCAAAATCATCATAAGTAATTATCGGTAATAATGGTCCGAAAATTTCTTCTTGCATAATTTTAGAGTCAATAGCAACATTATCTATAATTGTTGGAGCAATATAGCGGTTATCTTTATTGGTATCACCACCGAAAACAATATTATGTTGTTGCTCATTTAATAATGTAGTAAGTCTTGTAAAATGACGTTCATTAACTATGCGACCAAAGTCTTTAGACTGTTGTATTTCTTTGCCATAAAATTCAGTGATAGTCGTTTTAAGTGCATTTATTAAGTCTTCCTTAATCGACCTTTTGACTAATAGATAGTCAGGTGCAATACATGTTTGACCAGCATTAGTGAATTTGCCAAAACATATGCGCTCACTTGCAACTTTAATATTTGCAGATTCATCTATAATAACAGGAGATTTGCCTCCTAGTTCTAGTGTTACAGGGGTTAAATTTAGGCTAGCAGCTTGATATACTGAACGACCAACTTCCTCACTTCCAGTAAAGAAAATGTAATCAAAAGGTAAGGTAGTAAGTAATTTTGTCGTTTCTGCTTCTCCTTCAATTACAGCTACATACTCAGGATCAAAAACTGCTTCAATTATTTTACGAATGACATTAGTAATGTTTGGCGTAAATTCAGACGGTTTGATAATAGCAGTATTACCAGCAGCAATTGCACCAATAAGTGGTTCTATTACGAGTTGTAGAGGATAATTGAAAGGTCCGATAATTAATACGGTACCATAAGGTTCATTCATAATGTAACTTTTTGCCGGAAACATAAATAGTGGAGTATTTACTTGCTTGCGCTTAGTCCAATTTTTAAGCTCCTTGCGTGCTAACTTAATATTTTTTAAAACGAAACCAATTTCAGTAGCGTATGCTTCAACTTTATTTTTACCTAAATCAGTATTAAAAGCTTCTAGTAACTCTGCTTCGAAATATTTAATACTTTTGCTTAATAGTTTTAATTGCTTTTTGCGAAACTTAATATCTTTAGTCGCATGCGTTTTAAAATATTGCTTACTTTGCTCAAAAGTTTGTTCGACCGAGTTCAAAATTATTCCTCCTGTATGAAAATAAGATAACACGTATAAATTTATAAAAACTGGGACATATCTATGCCCCAGTCATATTCAGAATTTATAAACAATATAAATATGATTAACTCAATACGTCTGTAATTTGTGGTACAACTTGTTTCTTTCTTGAAACTACACCAGGTAAAAAGGCAGTACCATTTTCAAGTGTAACATTAAATGCTTCGCCAACTTTATCTTTATCATCACCGATAACTAAAATTTTAGAGTTACTATTAATAATGTCTGTAACTAAAAGTACAAATAAGTCATAGTTTTCTTCATTATTTGCAGCTAACATAGCTTTCTCAAGTTCCTCATGTCTGTCGAATACTTCGTCGATATCAACAGTGTTAACTTGACCAATACGTGCAACATGATTGCCCATATTAAATGATTTGGCATCTAACGATAATAATTCTTCGGCACTTTTATCTACCGTAGAAGCTCCTGCTTTTAACATTTCTAAGCCATATGATTCTAAATCGATATTAGCAATAGATTTTAATGCTTCGGCAGCAGCTTTGTCTTCTTCAGTACATGTTGGAGATTTAAATAATAAACTATCAGAAATAATTGCAGAAATCATTAATCCAGCAATTTCAGGTTTAATATCAAAGCCACGTTCTTGATACATTTTGTATAAGATTGTTGCAGTACAACCCACTGGTTCTGCACGGTAATACAAAGGAGCAGCGGTTTCAAAGTTAGATATTCTATGGTGATCAATCACGTGCTGAATTGTAGCATTTGCAATAGTGTCAGCACTTTGCTGGAACTCATTATGGTCAACAAGAATAACATTTTGATCTGCTAAATCATCATTAAGTAGTTCAGGTGTTTCAACTTTAAAATAATCTAAAGCGTATTGTGTTTCTGGTCCAACTTCGCCTAAACGAAAAGCTTGTGCTTCATTGTTACCAGTTTGAGCTTCAAAATCTGACATAATGATAGCTGATGAAATTGCATCAGTATCTGGACTTTTGTGTCCGAAAATATAAGTTTTAGCCATAAATCAATTCTCCTTAAAAAAATTAGTTTCTATCATTTTAGCATGATTTAAGACTGATATTCTACATGAGCACCTAATGAATTTTTAAAATGTTCTAATGCCCAAGTGTGACCAGTTTGATTAAAGGATGCGACACCTTGTGATGAAATAAATAAATGATAGCCTAAATTATAGGCAGTTATAGCAGTATGTAATACACATATATCGGTGCAAACACCTACTATTTCAATACTGTCAATATTACGCTCACGCAACATTATATCTAATGGTGTGCCACAAAAAGAATCATAGCGTGTCTTATCTAGAAAGTGTACATAATCATTAAATTGAATCTTTTGATAGATGTCATTTACTTTGCCGTAAAGT
The genomic region above belongs to Staphylococcus durrellii and contains:
- a CDS encoding HAAS signaling domain-containing protein: MDKITFLNELEQELNHLPRKARDNKMYEYEEYFFEEEQRGKNEYQIVGELESPRTLGKEIMAQNAISYAEYRTNAQTIFKAIMASLGMGIVSLLIILIPMIFVAFFMFILLLIALLFFISPILLIVHGLINGNVSLALSNYLFAFSYTGLGIVLFVLILKLAELVYRIILSYLRWNIKNIKGSAAK
- a CDS encoding DUF4097 family beta strand repeat-containing protein: MRKLFISGLVLFVICFSFACISWFTFEQQDNKTNKAHKNLDGNDINNLNVNTKLAKVNVIHGKKLAINYKGTKDVEIDKHDGKLFVKEKNNNEDHYGLNFNPFKSMESELTITVPKNQENRLNMYLNSETINMNGLKLGKVNIKTTYNGGDGLNIKNTQFENLKYRSKSAPVYLRNTIIKNGDIKTTREIDVNNSLMKNSVLLSRNKSINLKEMKSTSDIKASTTKGNIHMSYATKPKDTLLKLNPDNGKAHVDNKYFKNSKVGNSHNVLEFYTDYGNIFIK
- a CDS encoding C45 family autoproteolytic acyltransferase/hydolase, which codes for MQNVKSDIMTHRGSHFDLGVKTAQWMQQTPLLKNREKEWRKRMPRFDIHIKETYEIFQHYAPHIWEEIIGMQEVLNLPTNQMILNFAHYRFTPLKNSGCTVFLGNDYMVRNYDYHPATYDARYLLFKPNDGGLAQLGPTSRVTGRMDGMNESGLVMAYNFMHRKHPGDGFVCYMIGRLVLEYCKDVPEAIQLLKSLPHRSSFSYIVMDKNLNHAIIEVTPRTIDVRYDKTCTNHFKLLTHENRNYTKESIERLDRLIAQAPEQISKHEAFKLFNNPSNEIYSKLFNSWSGTIHTSMYEPQSLSAWITLGENKAPTQFNFQQWLEGQPLDQHSFEGQIDTNLTFATY
- a CDS encoding YolD-like family protein is translated as MIPDQYKLESDYRKIPREYLSKDIPMGRGMVKWAPFATLPEQFETIQNYIIDQNKIDRPILSDDQLNELNIHLNQSLHNDRPVQLEYYQEGWLKSLSLTVNHIDMINMYLTGIKHDDGENIKISLLDITKIQQL
- a CDS encoding ArsB/NhaD family transporter, with the translated sequence MIYNSVIGSYLSPKITPIGSLAIYCG
- the pglS gene encoding 6-phosphogluconolactonase, with the protein product MTTIGYIGSYTKKEGKGIYRFELDEAKGQITTAETGYEIEASTYLVQYNSYLYAITREGDDCGVASFEIGDKGKLTLINKCLESTAGTGCYVSVSPDGQFLFESVYGAGLARIYELDTTSGKVVKLIQELQHTYPVGPNERQEHPHIHLLDTTPDNYVVAMDLGSDRVVTYQYGQQGLTEYAVTQFEPGDGPRHITFNGNNKYAYIVHELSNIVSVVSYHDGKFKEVERHSTIPDDFTGDTKLAGVRLSQDQQFLYISNRGHDSIAIFKVANDGSSLELINITHSGGEFPRDFNISNSDDYLVCAHQEGDYALTLFTRDKNTGELTQIDNHAEAAEGVCVKFLQ
- a CDS encoding aldehyde dehydrogenase, which encodes MNSVEQTFEQSKQYFKTHATKDIKFRKKQLKLLSKSIKYFEAELLEAFNTDLGKNKVEAYATEIGFVLKNIKLARKELKNWTKRKQVNTPLFMFPAKSYIMNEPYGTVLIIGPFNYPLQLVIEPLIGAIAAGNTAIIKPSEFTPNITNVIRKIIEAVFDPEYVAVIEGEAETTKLLTTLPFDYIFFTGSEEVGRSVYQAASLNLTPVTLELGGKSPVIIDESANIKVASERICFGKFTNAGQTCIAPDYLLVKRSIKEDLINALKTTITEFYGKEIQQSKDFGRIVNERHFTRLTTLLNEQQHNIVFGGDTNKDNRYIAPTIIDNVAIDSKIMQEEIFGPLLPIITYDDFDAALELIQSKPKPLSLYLFSEDENSTERVLNELSFGGGAINDTLMHIANPNLPFGGVGNSGIGHYHGKYSFDTFSHAKSYIFKTTRLESSIIFPPYKGKFKYIKTFFNK
- a CDS encoding manganese-dependent inorganic pyrophosphatase, producing the protein MAKTYIFGHKSPDTDAISSAIIMSDFEAQTGNNEAQAFRLGEVGPETQYALDYFKVETPELLNDDLADQNVILVDHNEFQQSADTIANATIQHVIDHHRISNFETAAPLYYRAEPVGCTATILYKMYQERGFDIKPEIAGLMISAIISDSLLFKSPTCTEEDKAAAEALKSIANIDLESYGLEMLKAGASTVDKSAEELLSLDAKSFNMGNHVARIGQVNTVDIDEVFDRHEELEKAMLAANNEENYDLFVLLVTDIINSNSKILVIGDDKDKVGEAFNVTLENGTAFLPGVVSRKKQVVPQITDVLS
- a CDS encoding cysteine hydrolase family protein; the protein is MANKALIVVDYSNDFVADNGNLTCGQPAQRLEPYIVSRIDNYNNQQQPIFFMMDLHFEDNHLHPESKLFPPHNIIDTPGRELYGKVNDIYQKIQFNDYVHFLDKTRYDSFCGTPLDIMLRERNIDSIEIVGVCTDICVLHTAITAYNLGYHLFISSQGVASFNQTGHTWALEHFKNSLGAHVEYQS